The following DNA comes from Elusimicrobiota bacterium.
GCGCTTGCGCGGCCGGGGAAGGATGAGCAGGTCGCAGAAAAGCCCGTCGAAGAGCGTCCTGAGAGTCTCCAGGCGCGGGTCGATCCTGCCGCGCTCGATGCGCGAGATCTCCGCCTGATCGATCCCACAGCGGACGGACAACTGCTCCTGGCTCATCCGCATGCGGGCCCGCAAGGCCCTCAGGTAAGTCCCCAAAGGATAGGTCAACGCCTTGGGCGGGTCCTTGAGCAGGACGACGAGCTCGTTGAGGGCCTGGTGCTGCGGCAGCGTGACGCGGACGAGTCGGGGCATACCATCATACGATCGAGGGGGGCGTTTTGTTCCATGACCTTGTCGTGCCCCTCACGGGGTTATGGGTCTAAACCCATGACTTCATGAGGGGCTCGCAGGGGTGATGCCGGCCGCCGGAGGTCAGCCTTGGCCGACCGTGTCGAGGCGCCGCCACAGGTACCAGCTGGCGACGGTGCGGTAGGGCGCCCACAGCTTCCCGTGCTTCTCGACGGCGGAGGGCGGCGGGAGCTTGGCGCTCTTGCGGTACAGCAGGCCGAAGGCTTTGCGCACGCCGTAATCGCCGGAAGGCAATACGTCGGGACGGCCGAGCTTGAACATCAGGAACATCTGGACGGTCCACTCGCCGATGCCGCGCACCTCGGTGAGGCGGGCGACGATCTCGGCGTCGGGCAGGGCCTCGAGCTCCTTGCGCGGCTTCACGATCCCCGACAGCGTCTTCTCGGCCAGGTCGCGCATGGCGAGCAGCTTGTTTCCGGACAGGCCGGCGCCGCGCAGCTTCGCCTCAGGCGTTTTCAGGAGGCCCTCCGGCGTCAGCGACTTGCCGTCGTCGAACAGCGCGAGGACGCGGCCGTGGATGGTGGCGGCCGCCTTCCCGTTCAGCTGCTGGTAGACGATGGACTGGACCAAAGACTCGAAGGTGTCCTGGTCCTTGGGCACGAGGCCGTAGGCGCCGACGGCCTCGATGTGGCGCGCGAGGACCGGATCCGCCTTCTTCAGGTGGCGGAGCGCGGCCTTAATATCCGTAGTCGACGCCCGCACAGACCTGGGGCTCGGCCTTGAGCTTCTCGGCGAGGCCGGCGTTTTTCGCCATGTATTCCGAACGATCCTTGACGCCATAGACGAATTCGTCGAGATATTTCTTGAACGACGATTCCTCTCGGGCGATCTTGTCCCAGGCCACGTAGAAGTCGTTGTCGCGGTCGTAGTAGCCCTGCGCGTAGGATGGGTGCGCGCCCCAGGGCTCGACGACGACGGCGTCGACCTGCAGGCCGGGGATCAAGGTCCGGTTCGGGTCCTGGCGGATGACGGACTCGTCGACGAGCTCCTCGACGACGACGATCACGCGCTTGGAGGCGAACGCGGCCTCTTTCTGCACGCCCATCAGGCCCCAGACCTGGGAGTTGCCGCCCGCGTCCGCGCGCTGGGCATGGACGATGGTGACGTCGGGGCGCAGCGCCGGGACCGTCGCGAGCTTCTCTCCGGTGTAGGGGCACTCGACCGACTTGATCAGCGGGTTGACCTTGGGGATGTCGGTGCCCTCGTAGTTCTTCAGCGGCCAGAACGGGAGGTTCGCCGCCCCGGCCGAGAGGCGGGAGACCATGCCGAAGTGGGAGTACTCCTCGATCTCGAGCGTCGGGGGCTTGGACTCCACGGCGCGGCGGAAGGCGTGCAAGGACCCGACGCCGGGGTTTCCCGCCCAGGAGAAGATCAGCTTGCGGGCGACGCCGGCCTGGATCATCTGGTCGTAGATGAGATCCGGCGTCAGGCGGGCGAGGGTCAGGTCCTTCTTCTTCTGGCGGATGATCTCGTGGCCCGCGGCGAAGCAGATCAGGTGGGTGAAGCCCTCGATGACGACCGTATCCCCATCGTGGACCAAGGACGCGACCGCGTCCTTCATGGACAGCACTTTGTTCTTCACGTCGCTATTCTACGAAAAATCACGGGCATGGACGCCCGCGGCTGAAACTTTTCGGGAGGCTCGATCGTATGATAGGAATGGAGAACAAGGGAAGCCTCGCCGTTGTTTTATCTCAAGATAATCCCGGTCTGCCGACGGCGGCGGAGATCGGAGCGCTCACCGACGCCGAACTGGTCTCGGCATTGGACGCCGCCGCCGCCGGAGAGCGGGAGAAGCTTTGCCACTTGCTGAAGTACCTGGCCGAGGTGGAGAGCCGCGGCGTCCATCTCGACATGGGCTACCGCACCGCGTTCGATTTCTGCGTGCTGCGGCTGAAGCTCTCCGAGGGCTCCGCGATGCGCCGCATCTACTCCGCCCGCGCCGCGGCGAAGGTGCCGGAACTCTACGATAAGCTGCGCAGCGGCGAGTTGAGCCTGTCGTCGGTGTCGCGCCTGGCGCCGCATTTGACGACGGAGAACGCTCGGGACCTGATCGCCCGCGCCTCGGGGCGCGCGGTTGAGGGAGGTCGAGACCATCGTCGCCGAGCTCGCTTACAAGGAGGCTCGGCTAATCCCTGAGCCGGCGCCGGAGATCTCTCAAGCCGAGCTTGGGTTCGCCGCCATCGTCGGAGCGACGACGGGCTGCGCCGAGGCTCCTAGCTGCTCCGCTGAGGAAGGGGCTGCGGGAAAGCAAGGGGCGGTGGAACCTGCGGCCCAGGGCTCGCCGGAGGGGCATCCGTCGCCGCCGCCGAGACCGGCGATGCCCCCGCGCGAGGCGGCGATCCTGAAGCGAGATGCGATCCACGTAGAAGCCCCCGGGGTGATCCGATACGTTTTCCGGTCGCGTCCGGCCCTTCTCGAGAAGGAAGATCCTTTTCGCCGCAAGGCGCGCGCGACGCGGCGCTCGAAGAACCGGGTGCGCCGCGTGGCCCGCGCGGTTCGCGACGCGGTGTGGCGCCGCGACGGAGGGCGCTGTGCGTTCGTCTCGCCGGACGGGGTCCGCTGCGCCGCCCTCACGAAGCTCGAGTACGATCACATCGTGCCTTGGTCGCTCGGCGGCGCGTCGGACGACCCGGCGAACATCCGGCTGCTTTGCCGCCCGCACAACCTTCAGCGGGCGCGGGCGATGTTCGGAGGCCGCGTTCCGCGGCCGCCGTGTTTATCTTGAGATAAACGTACGCCTCAGGCCGTCAGCTCCGTGAGGCACGCGTCGAAGATCTCGAGGCCCTTGTCGACGTCATATGAAGTAAGAACGAGCGGCGGAGCAACTCGTATGGTGGACTTGCCGCAGCCGAGCAGGAGCAGGCCTTTGGTGAAAGCCAACTGCTCGAGGTCGCCCATGAGCTCGCCGGCGGGCTCCTTGGTCTCCCGGTCCTCGACGAGCTCGACGCCGACGAAGAGGCCGAGGCCGCGGACGTCGCCGATGCAGTCGTGCTTGGCCTGGAGCTTCTTCATGCCCGCTATGAGCCGCTCTCCCATCTTCGTCGCGTTGTCCGCGAGCTCGCCCTTGATGAGCGAGATGGTGGCGAGCGCCGCGGCGCAGGCGACGGGGTTGCCGCCGTACGTCGAGCCGTGCGAGCCGCGCGGCCAGGTCATCACGGCTTCCTTGGCGACGATCGCGCCGATCGGCATGCCGGAGCCGATGCCCTTGGCGGTGACGAATACGTCGGGTGCTAAGCCGTAGTGCTCGGCGGCCCACATCTTGCCGGTGCGTCCCGCGCCGCACTGCACCTCGTCGAAAATGAGGAGGATGCCGTTGTCGGTGCAGAACTTGCGCCAGAACTGGAGGAACTCCTTCGAGGGCATCACGTAGCCGCCCTCGCCCTGCAGCGGCTCCATGATCACCGCGGCGACGTCGGACGGGTCGAGCTTGGTCGCGAAGAGGTCCTTCGCGGCGCTGATGCACTCCTCGACCGTGTTGCGGTACGGGTTGTGGAACGGGAGGTGGTAGGCGGTCTCCGGCAGCAGGGGCCCGAAGCCCTTGCGGTACTTGACCTTCGAGGTCGTCAGCGACATCGCCGCGTACGAGCGCCCGTGGAAGGAGCTGTGGAACGAGACGATCGCCGCGCGCTTGGTGTGCTGGCGCGCGAGCTTGACCGCGCCTTCGATGGCCTCGGTGCCGGAGTTCGACAGGAAGGTCCGCCACTTGCCGCCGCCGGGGGCGGACTTGGCCAGCGCCTCGCACAGGTCGCTGAAGCCCTGGTAATAGAAGTCGGTCCCGCAGATGTGGAGGAACTTCCCGGCCGCGTCCTGCACGGCTTTGGTCACCACCGGGTGCTGGTAGCCCGTCGACGAGACGGCGATGCCCGCCATCCAGTCGATGTAGCGGTTGCCGTCGACGTCCTCGACCATCGCGCCCTTGCCGCCGGCGATCGCCAGCGGGTACTCCTTTATATACGAGGGCGAGGAGAACTCCTTGTCCTTGGCGATGACGAGCTTCGCCTTCGGCCCGGGAGGGGCGACGAGGATGCGGGGATAATCGGGCTTCACCGGCGCGAGTTTCGTGGCCATAGTCTTACTCCATGATGGTGCGGCTCTGCTCGCGCATGAACTGCGTGACGTAGTACGGTCCGCAGCCGCCCTTGCCGGTCGACCCGGAGCCCTTCCAGCCGCAGAAGGACTGCACGCCGGGCCACGCCCCGGTGGTCGCGCCCGTGCGGCGGTTGGCGTAGCAGACGCCGGATTCGATCTCGTCGAAGAACTTCTGGATCTCCTCCTTCTTGCCCGTGAAGATGCCCGCGGTCAGGCCGTACTCGGCCCGGTTGCCCTCGGCGATGGCCTGGTCGATGTCCTTGACCTTGCCCACGGCGAGGATCGGGACGAACAGCTCGCGCATGAAGATCTCGTGGTCGAGCGGGAGCTCGACGATGGTCGGGGCGACGAACTGGCCCTTGTCGAAGACGCCGCCCTTCAGGCGCTCGCCGCCGGCGAGGATCCGGCCGCCCTTCTTGGCGGAGACGATCGCGTCCTCGAACGTCTTGACCGCGCGGGAGTTCACCACGGGCCCGAAGAAGACATCCTTCTCGGTCGGGTCGCCGCACTTGAGGGCCTGCGTCTTCTCGACGAGCTTCGCGACGAACGCGTCGTAGACCTTCTCGTGAGCGTACACGCGCGAGCAGGCCGAGCACTTCTGGCCCTGCAGGCCGAAGGCGGACTTCATCACGCCTTCCGCGGCCATGTCGAGGTCCGCGGTCTCGGAGACGTAGGTCGGGTTCTTGCCTCCGAGCTCCATCAGGGCCGGCTTCGGGTAGAGGGTGGAGAACTCCTTGACCATCTTCATGCCTACTTCCTTGGAGCCGGTGAAGACGATGCCGTCCACGCACGGGTGCTTCCAGAAGGTGTCGCCGATGACGGAGCCCTTGCCGGTGATGAAGTGGAAGGCTCCGACGGGGACGCCCGCGTCGCGGTAGACTTCGTAGAGCATCAGGCCGGTCCAAGGCGTGTCCTGCGCGGGCTTGTACACCACCGTGTTGCCGGCGAGCAAGGCCGCGGCGGACATGCCCGTCGACAGCGCCATCGGGAAGTTGAAGGGCGCGATGCAGACGAACACGCCGAACGGGCGCAGGACCGAGCGCGTGTTCTCGTTGGGGGAGAGCTTGCCCAGCGGCACGACGTAGCCGTTGTTGTCCTCGATGTTCTTGGCGTAGTACTCGATGAGGTCGGCCGACTCCTCGGCGTCGCCCATGGCCTCCATGCGGCTCTTGCCGACCTCGAGGCTCATCACCGCGCCGATCTCATACTTGCGCTCGCGGATGAGCGCGGCGGCCCGGCGCATGATCTCCACGCGCTTCTGCCAGCCGAGCGCTCCCCACGCCTTCTGCGCCTTCTTCGCCGAGCGGCAGGCCTGGTCCACGTGCTCCGGCGTCGCGGCGGCGAACTGGTTGAGCAGGGAGCCGTCGATGGGCGAGTAGTCGGGGAGGGGCTCCGAGTCGGAGCCGACGGCCTTGTAGTCGATCCAGAGGGGGTGCTGCTTGCCGGCCTTGGAGCGGACGAGCTTGAGCGCCGCGTCGAAATCCTTGTGGAACTGCGTCAGGTCCGCGTTGGCGGACGAGTAGGTGATCTTGAACGGCGCGGCGCTAGCGGTGGACATTGAGCTTCTCCTGTGTGCGGTCGAGCGCGGTCTTGAAGCGGGCGACGATCTCGTCGAGCTCCGCTTCGGTCACGATGAAAGAGGGGGCGAGCATGACGAGGTCGCCGTTCTCGCCGTCGGCATGGCCGGTGTTGGGCCAGACGATGAGGCCGGCGTCCTGGGCGGCGGCGACGAAGGCCTCCGCGAACTTGAGCGAGCGGGGGAACGGCGCCTTCGTCTTCTTGTCGGCGACGAACTCGATGCCGGCGAGCAGGCCGAGGCCGCGGGTGTCGCCGACGGCCGGGAGCTCGCGCAGGGCGGCGATCTTGTCCTGGAGCACGGCGCCCATCTTCGCGCAGCGCTCGACGAGCTTGTGCTTCTTGATGTGGCGCACGGCGGCGAGGCCGGCGGCGCAGATGGCGGGGGAGTGGGAGAAGGTCTGGGCGTGCTTGAAGGCGCCGGAGCCCTTGGCGATCGGATCGATGACCTTGCGCGAAGCCAAAACGGCGGACAACGGAACATAACCGCCGGAGAGCCCCTTGCCCATGGTCATGATGTCGGGAAGAACGCCGAAGTGCTCGATGGCGGCCCATTTGCCGGTGCGGCCCGCGCCGGACAGGACCTCGTCCGCGACGAACAAAACGTCATGCTTGTCGCAGATCTCCCGGACCCGCTTGAAGTAGTCCTTCGGCGGCACCGAGCCGCCCGTGGAGGAGCCGCCGACCGGCTCGGCGATGAAGGCGGCGACGGTGCCGGCGCCCTCTTTGAGGATGGCCGCCTCGAGGGCCTCGGCCGTCATCGCGGGCGAGCCGGGCTCGCAGCGGTAGGGATACGGCGCGGGGATCATGGTCACCGGCACGAGCCACGGCGCGTACATCTTCTTGTACGCGCCGCGCGCGGACGCGGAGAGCGCGAGCAAGGTGTTGCCGTGGTAGCCGGGGCTGCGCGCGATGATCTTGTGCTTGTCCGGCTTGCCGGACTCGACCCAGTGCTGGCGGGCGAGCTTCAAGGCGGCCTCGACGGCCTCGGAGCCGGAGGAGAGGAAGTAGGCGAAATCGAGCCCTTTCGGGCTGAGCGAGCGCAGCTCGGCGGCGAGGAGCTCGGCGGGCTCGTTGGTGAAGGCCGTGCCGTTGACGTAGGCGACCTTGCGGATCTGCTCGGCGACCGCGTCGGCGACCTCGGAGACGCCATGGCCCAGATTGGCGACGTAGGCGCCGCCGCAGGCGTCCAGGTAGCGCTTTCCCGCGTCGTCGACCAGCCAGCACCCCTCGCCGCGCACGATCAGGGGGAACTCCCGGTCGAGAGCTCGGTAGAAGACGCCGGTGTCGGGGTAGCGCCGGGGCGGCATGAATTTTATTGTAACATAAGCCCATGAGCCTGAGGCTGCTCGCCGCGGACGGGACCTTGGCGGCGTGGGCGCCCGCCTCGCCCCCGACAGTCGTCCTCCACGTGGAGGGGGCGGGCGCGCGGGCTCGCGCCGTGAGCGCCGCCGCCCGGGGCGCCTTGACCTTCCTCGGCTACGAACCGGCGCAAGGCGGGGGGAAGCCCGACCTGACCGTTCTCCTCGGCCCCTCGACGGGCGGGGACTTCGCCTACTCCGAGGAGCTTCATTACCTGTGCTTGAAGACCCACCCGCGCAAGCCCCTGAGCGTCACCCGCGAGGGGCTGGCGGCGGCCCGGGGGGAACTGCTCGCGCTCAAGTCCTCGGCCCGGGCTTTGTCCGGCGTGACGCTGGAGCCCAGTTCGCGGGGCGTCACCGGCTATCTGCACCGCTTCCGCGAGGCCCTGAGCCGGGACCTCGACTTCCCAGAGGCGCTGTCCTGCGTCTGGGACGGCCTGCGTCCGGGGGCGCTGTCCCCGGGCTCCAAAGCCGCGTTATTGAGAGCCGCCTTGCCCGCCTTGGGCATCGACGCCCCGTTCCCGGGATAGGCCTTGACTCAGGCCCTCTCCGGGGCTACACTTCGACTGTCGGGGGTATTATGACCGAAATCAGGGTTAAGTTCGATTTGACCTTCAGCCGGCGCGTGATCGTCGCCATGGGCGCCTTCGCGATGATGCTCTGCGCGGTCCCGGAGTTGGACTCGGAGAGCGTCACCTTGTCCACCTACTACCCGGCGCCTTCCGGCGTGTACACGAAAATGATCACGACGGGGGACACGACCTTGGCCCGCGACGGCGGCATGGTCGGCATCGGAACGACCGCCCCCAACGAGAAGCTCACCGTCATCGGCCGCGGCGTCTTCACGGATAAGGTCTACGCCGCGGGATATTACGGCACCGGCGCCGGCGGCGTGAACAGCTACTCGATGGAGGTCGGCGGCCCCGGCCCGACCTCGGTCAACGGCAACGCGACGCTCTTCCTGCACCATCACGGGGTCATCGCGCATCAGCTGCGCTACACGAACGGCGACCTCAACCTGGAGTCCGCGGGCAACGGGTACGGAACCAACGTCTCGCCTAATTTTTTCGCGGGGGGGAACCTCGTCACCCGCGCCGGCCAGGCGGGTTACGGCAGCTGCACGATGACGACCTACGGCCTGGGCGTCCAGAACTGCCCGGCCGGCCGGTACGCCACGTTCACCAGCGGCGTGGTGACCAAGTGGCAGACGTCCGCCGGCACCACCGACCCCGGGGGAACGATGCTTTGCTGCGCCTGCCCGACGAGCGGCTGCCCCAGCCTCTAGCCGTCGCGGGACATCCGGGCCGTTAAATAGAATGTGGTATAGTTTTCCCCCCAATGGCACTGCATCTCCCGGTCAACGGTGTCTGCAACATCAAGTGCGTTTTTTGCTCCTCCGAGGGCCGCGCCGGGACCTTCGCCCTCAAGTCGCTCCTCGATGAGATAGACCGGGACAGGACCGGCCACGTCCAGATCTCCGGCGGGGACCCGATGCTCAAGGACCCGGCCGAGCTTCTCGAGATCCTGCTCCATTGCCGCAAGAAGGGGAAGATCATCGAGTTCCAGACGAACGGGGTCCTTCTGACGCGCTACGACCCCAAGCGCCTCAAGCTGATCCGGGGCCTGGTGAACTTCTTCAACATCAACTTCTCC
Coding sequences within:
- a CDS encoding helix-turn-helix transcriptional regulator, producing the protein MPRLVRVTLPQHQALNELVVLLKDPPKALTYPLGTYLRALRARMRMSQEQLSVRCGIDQAEISRIERGRIDPRLETLRTLFDGLFCDLLILPRPRKRPTDALGEIEAYRRYYGHERCPWKGQNILK
- a CDS encoding DNA-3-methyladenine glycosylase 2 family protein → MASRIVRNTWRKTPASPRSSRPSPRSVRASTTDIKAALRHLKKADPVLARHIEAVGAYGLVPKDQDTFESLVQSIVYQQLNGKAAATIHGRVLALFDDGKSLTPEGLLKTPEAKLRGAGLSGNKLLAMRDLAEKTLSGIVKPRKELEALPDAEIVARLTEVRGIGEWTVQMFLMFKLGRPDVLPSGDYGVRKAFGLLYRKSAKLPPPSAVEKHGKLWAPYRTVASWYLWRRLDTVGQG
- a CDS encoding CoA transferase subunit A, which gives rise to MKDAVASLVHDGDTVVIEGFTHLICFAAGHEIIRQKKKDLTLARLTPDLIYDQMIQAGVARKLIFSWAGNPGVGSLHAFRRAVESKPPTLEIEEYSHFGMVSRLSAGAANLPFWPLKNYEGTDIPKVNPLIKSVECPYTGEKLATVPALRPDVTIVHAQRADAGGNSQVWGLMGVQKEAAFASKRVIVVVEELVDESVIRQDPNRTLIPGLQVDAVVVEPWGAHPSYAQGYYDRDNDFYVAWDKIAREESSFKKYLDEFVYGVKDRSEYMAKNAGLAEKLKAEPQVCAGVDYGY
- a CDS encoding HNH endonuclease gives rise to the protein MPPREAAILKRDAIHVEAPGVIRYVFRSRPALLEKEDPFRRKARATRRSKNRVRRVARAVRDAVWRRDGGRCAFVSPDGVRCAALTKLEYDHIVPWSLGGASDDPANIRLLCRPHNLQRARAMFGGRVPRPPCLS
- a CDS encoding aminotransferase class III-fold pyridoxal phosphate-dependent enzyme, which gives rise to MATKLAPVKPDYPRILVAPPGPKAKLVIAKDKEFSSPSYIKEYPLAIAGGKGAMVEDVDGNRYIDWMAGIAVSSTGYQHPVVTKAVQDAAGKFLHICGTDFYYQGFSDLCEALAKSAPGGGKWRTFLSNSGTEAIEGAVKLARQHTKRAAIVSFHSSFHGRSYAAMSLTTSKVKYRKGFGPLLPETAYHLPFHNPYRNTVEECISAAKDLFATKLDPSDVAAVIMEPLQGEGGYVMPSKEFLQFWRKFCTDNGILLIFDEVQCGAGRTGKMWAAEHYGLAPDVFVTAKGIGSGMPIGAIVAKEAVMTWPRGSHGSTYGGNPVACAAALATISLIKGELADNATKMGERLIAGMKKLQAKHDCIGDVRGLGLFVGVELVEDRETKEPAGELMGDLEQLAFTKGLLLLGCGKSTIRVAPPLVLTSYDVDKGLEIFDACLTELTA
- a CDS encoding aldehyde dehydrogenase family protein; this encodes MSTASAAPFKITYSSANADLTQFHKDFDAALKLVRSKAGKQHPLWIDYKAVGSDSEPLPDYSPIDGSLLNQFAAATPEHVDQACRSAKKAQKAWGALGWQKRVEIMRRAAALIRERKYEIGAVMSLEVGKSRMEAMGDAEESADLIEYYAKNIEDNNGYVVPLGKLSPNENTRSVLRPFGVFVCIAPFNFPMALSTGMSAAALLAGNTVVYKPAQDTPWTGLMLYEVYRDAGVPVGAFHFITGKGSVIGDTFWKHPCVDGIVFTGSKEVGMKMVKEFSTLYPKPALMELGGKNPTYVSETADLDMAAEGVMKSAFGLQGQKCSACSRVYAHEKVYDAFVAKLVEKTQALKCGDPTEKDVFFGPVVNSRAVKTFEDAIVSAKKGGRILAGGERLKGGVFDKGQFVAPTIVELPLDHEIFMRELFVPILAVGKVKDIDQAIAEGNRAEYGLTAGIFTGKKEEIQKFFDEIESGVCYANRRTGATTGAWPGVQSFCGWKGSGSTGKGGCGPYYVTQFMREQSRTIME
- a CDS encoding aminotransferase class III-fold pyridoxal phosphate-dependent enzyme yields the protein MPPRRYPDTGVFYRALDREFPLIVRGEGCWLVDDAGKRYLDACGGAYVANLGHGVSEVADAVAEQIRKVAYVNGTAFTNEPAELLAAELRSLSPKGLDFAYFLSSGSEAVEAALKLARQHWVESGKPDKHKIIARSPGYHGNTLLALSASARGAYKKMYAPWLVPVTMIPAPYPYRCEPGSPAMTAEALEAAILKEGAGTVAAFIAEPVGGSSTGGSVPPKDYFKRVREICDKHDVLFVADEVLSGAGRTGKWAAIEHFGVLPDIMTMGKGLSGGYVPLSAVLASRKVIDPIAKGSGAFKHAQTFSHSPAICAAGLAAVRHIKKHKLVERCAKMGAVLQDKIAALRELPAVGDTRGLGLLAGIEFVADKKTKAPFPRSLKFAEAFVAAAQDAGLIVWPNTGHADGENGDLVMLAPSFIVTEAELDEIVARFKTALDRTQEKLNVHR